In Arthrobacter sp. PAMC25284, a single genomic region encodes these proteins:
- a CDS encoding aldo/keto reductase family oxidoreductase: MGLGGSWSEDSYSSADVDQAAAAVEAAHAAGITLFDHADIYRRGKAEAVFGEVLAQTPGLRDRIRVQTKCGIRLNEQGLDAYYDLSREGILERVHESLARLRTDYVDVLMLHRPDPLMDPAEVASAVGQLMAEGKVRALGVSNMSGPQIEAVQDRLETPVLANQLEMSLLKRAWLESAVLVNHAEGADYSFPHGTVEHCVRHGVAVQGYSALAQGLYTGALASAPTPAEAATSALVAAMAAERNTTGEAIVLGWLMKHPAGISPVIGTANPDRIRACAGAPEVAAAMTRAQWYRLWVTARGSNIP; the protein is encoded by the coding sequence ATGGGCCTCGGGGGCAGCTGGTCAGAGGACTCGTACTCGTCTGCGGATGTCGACCAGGCCGCCGCCGCAGTGGAAGCCGCACATGCGGCGGGAATCACCCTGTTTGATCACGCGGATATCTACCGCCGGGGAAAGGCCGAGGCGGTGTTCGGCGAGGTGCTGGCCCAGACCCCCGGGCTCCGGGACCGGATCCGGGTGCAGACCAAATGCGGCATCCGGCTCAACGAACAGGGGCTGGACGCATACTACGACCTGAGCCGGGAAGGAATCCTGGAGCGGGTTCATGAAAGCCTGGCCCGGCTCCGCACCGACTACGTCGACGTCCTTATGCTGCACCGGCCGGATCCGCTGATGGACCCGGCGGAGGTGGCGTCCGCCGTCGGGCAGCTCATGGCCGAAGGCAAGGTGCGGGCACTGGGCGTGTCCAACATGTCCGGGCCCCAAATCGAGGCAGTGCAGGACCGGCTGGAAACCCCGGTGCTGGCCAACCAGCTGGAAATGAGCCTGCTGAAGCGTGCATGGCTGGAAAGCGCCGTGCTGGTCAACCATGCGGAGGGCGCGGACTACAGTTTCCCGCACGGCACCGTGGAACACTGCGTCCGGCACGGAGTCGCGGTGCAGGGGTACAGCGCGCTCGCCCAAGGGCTGTATACAGGTGCCCTGGCGTCTGCGCCGACCCCGGCAGAGGCGGCCACATCCGCCCTCGTGGCGGCCATGGCGGCAGAACGGAACACCACGGGGGAAGCGATTGTGCTGGGCTGGCTGATGAAGCACCCGGCCGGGATCTCGCCCGTGATCGGCACCGCCAACCCGGACCGCATCCGGGCCTGTGCCGGAGCCCCAGAGGTGGCGGCAGCCATGACCCGGGCGCAGTGGTACCGGCTCTGGGTCACGGCCAGGGGCAGCAATATCCCCTGA
- a CDS encoding ROK family protein, producing the protein MSPTVEEVNIVLPQTVVAATPQLLRRVNAQAVLGHVRSTDVATGTELMALTGLTRASVIAVCEDLIRRGWIRELDGARMELPATVSPESPRKGRPARRFELNPAAGVVLGLDIGAATTTAAVADLRGNVIGRASGRFRTTDIPAKERIRVVDAACRQALEAAGTDPGQVLAAGAGIAAPVDRDGNVLVTQHFWSLFDVGLRTALKELHGWTVLLENDANLAALGERWRGSGAGVDDLVVLLAGERLGAGVIECGRLLHGRAGAAGEMGYLDLVEGVGSSDGIASLARQWSAEGAAAGRSGAGGHPASARRVFEDAAAGDPAALGILDRIAERMARVIATVSGFANPEQVVIGGAVANSAGALLPGITALLPRFTATPPRVTVSPLGDAIVTVGAIRHALDYVEANALELALPGRTGQR; encoded by the coding sequence ATGAGTCCCACGGTAGAGGAGGTCAATATCGTGCTGCCCCAGACTGTTGTCGCCGCCACCCCGCAACTGCTGCGCCGGGTCAACGCCCAGGCCGTGCTGGGCCATGTCCGCAGCACCGACGTGGCCACCGGCACCGAACTGATGGCCCTTACCGGCCTGACCCGCGCCTCGGTAATCGCAGTCTGCGAAGACCTGATCCGGCGCGGCTGGATCCGCGAGCTGGACGGCGCCCGCATGGAGTTGCCCGCAACCGTCAGCCCGGAAAGTCCGAGGAAGGGCCGACCGGCCCGCCGGTTCGAACTGAATCCCGCGGCCGGCGTGGTTCTCGGCCTCGACATTGGCGCCGCGACCACCACGGCGGCGGTCGCCGACCTGCGTGGGAACGTCATCGGGCGTGCCAGCGGGCGCTTCCGTACCACCGATATCCCGGCCAAGGAAAGGATCCGCGTGGTGGACGCGGCCTGCCGGCAAGCACTGGAGGCCGCCGGGACAGACCCCGGCCAGGTACTAGCCGCGGGAGCCGGGATCGCGGCACCGGTGGATCGCGACGGCAACGTCCTGGTGACCCAGCACTTCTGGAGCCTGTTCGACGTCGGACTCCGCACCGCGCTGAAGGAGCTGCACGGCTGGACGGTACTGCTGGAGAACGACGCCAACCTCGCCGCGCTCGGCGAACGCTGGCGCGGTTCCGGCGCCGGCGTGGATGACCTTGTTGTGCTCCTGGCCGGCGAACGCCTCGGTGCCGGGGTCATCGAGTGCGGCCGGCTGCTCCACGGGCGCGCCGGCGCCGCGGGCGAAATGGGTTATCTGGATCTGGTGGAAGGCGTCGGGTCCAGCGACGGCATTGCCAGCCTGGCCAGGCAGTGGTCCGCGGAGGGAGCTGCCGCCGGCCGGTCCGGCGCTGGCGGTCACCCGGCCAGTGCGCGGCGGGTCTTTGAAGACGCCGCCGCCGGCGATCCCGCGGCGCTGGGAATCCTTGACCGGATTGCGGAGCGGATGGCCCGGGTCATCGCCACGGTGTCCGGCTTCGCCAATCCCGAGCAGGTGGTCATTGGCGGCGCCGTCGCGAATTCCGCGGGCGCCCTGCTCCCGGGCATCACTGCCCTGCTCCCCCGGTTCACCGCTACTCCCCCGCGGGTCACCGTGTCCCCGCTGGGCGACGCGATCGTCACCGTAGGCGCCATCCGGCATGCGCTGGACTATGTCGAGGCCAACGCCCTCGAACTTGCCCTGCCGGGCCGGACCGGCCAGCGCTAA
- a CDS encoding SDR family oxidoreductase: MTRIAIIGGHGKVAMELSRLLTADGHEVTSVIRKAEQQDDVAGTGATPALLDIEHATTAEMTGALRGHDVVVFSAGAGGGSPERTYAVDRDAAIRSMDAAVDAGVKRYLMVSYMGAGEDHGVPEDNSFFAYAESKAAADSYLRGTKLGWTILGPGSLTDGPGNGRIEVNPADTSDGNSTARNNVALVAVAVLARPSTVGRTIEFRDGDMPLGEALGGALGG, from the coding sequence ATGACACGAATCGCAATCATTGGCGGCCACGGCAAAGTGGCTATGGAACTGTCCCGGCTCCTCACGGCGGACGGGCACGAAGTCACGTCTGTCATCCGTAAAGCGGAGCAGCAGGACGATGTGGCCGGCACCGGCGCCACGCCGGCGCTGCTGGATATCGAGCATGCGACGACGGCGGAAATGACCGGGGCGCTCCGCGGCCACGACGTGGTTGTCTTCTCAGCCGGCGCTGGCGGCGGGTCCCCGGAGCGGACTTATGCGGTGGACCGGGATGCCGCCATCCGCTCCATGGACGCGGCGGTCGACGCCGGTGTGAAGCGCTATCTCATGGTTTCCTACATGGGCGCCGGGGAGGATCACGGCGTCCCCGAGGACAACAGTTTCTTCGCCTACGCCGAATCCAAGGCAGCTGCGGATTCCTACCTGCGCGGCACCAAACTTGGCTGGACCATCCTGGGCCCGGGGTCCCTGACCGACGGGCCGGGCAACGGACGCATCGAGGTCAACCCTGCTGACACCTCGGACGGGAACTCCACCGCACGGAACAACGTCGCGCTCGTCGCCGTCGCCGTCCTTGCCCGGCCCTCCACCGTCGGGCGCACCATCGAGTTCCGCGATGGCGACATGCCCCTCGGCGAGGCCCTCGGTGGGGCTCTCGGCGGGTAG
- a CDS encoding glycoside hydrolase family 13 protein yields MSNIATLATLSGSDNAADPNWWRQAAVYQIYPRSFSDSNGDGLGDIKGITAKVPYLKELGIDAVWLSPFYPSALADGGYDVDDYRDVDPKLGTLDDFDEMSAALHAAGIKLIADIVPNHSSNRHVWFQEALASPKGSAARDRYIFRDGLGENGELPPSDWDSVFGGPAWERITEPDGTPGQWYMHIFATEQPDLNWSNREIRDDFLKTLRFWSDRGVDGFRVDVAHALTKDLTEPLLSKVELSEANSGTDGFDDGSHPFWDRDAVHDIYVEWREVFNEYNPPRTAVAEAWVHASRRARYASPQGLGQAFNFDLLQADFNADEFREIITRNLAEATETGASSTWVFSNHDVVRHATRYGLPQGDGKHAKGQDGKGWLLAGAPAEELDIELGLRRARAATLLMLAVPGSAYLYQGEELGLQEVTEIRDDERQDPSFFRDRGVQIGRDGCRVPLPWAAEGSSFGFGDGGAHLPQPEWFSRYAVAAQEGIKGSTLEFYREALKLRRELQGAEELQWHETASENVLHFSRPGGWQSVTNFGSEPVELPAGDVLVSSGPLDGAKLPADTTVWIR; encoded by the coding sequence TTGTCCAACATCGCCACACTGGCAACCCTGTCCGGTTCCGACAACGCCGCCGATCCGAACTGGTGGCGCCAGGCGGCTGTGTACCAGATCTACCCGCGGAGCTTCTCCGATTCCAACGGCGACGGCCTGGGTGATATCAAGGGCATCACCGCCAAGGTTCCGTACCTGAAGGAACTCGGCATCGACGCGGTCTGGCTGAGCCCGTTCTACCCCTCGGCGCTGGCCGATGGCGGCTACGACGTCGATGACTACCGCGACGTGGACCCGAAGCTTGGCACCCTGGACGACTTCGATGAAATGTCCGCCGCGCTGCATGCCGCGGGCATCAAGCTGATCGCGGACATCGTGCCCAACCACTCCTCCAACCGCCATGTCTGGTTCCAGGAAGCGCTCGCGTCGCCCAAGGGGTCCGCGGCACGGGACCGTTATATTTTCCGCGACGGTTTGGGCGAGAATGGCGAGCTGCCGCCCTCGGACTGGGATTCGGTCTTCGGCGGCCCGGCCTGGGAGCGCATCACGGAACCCGACGGCACCCCCGGCCAGTGGTACATGCATATCTTCGCCACGGAACAGCCGGACCTGAACTGGTCCAACCGCGAAATCCGCGACGATTTCCTCAAGACCCTGCGGTTCTGGTCCGACCGGGGCGTGGACGGGTTCCGCGTCGACGTGGCGCACGCCCTGACCAAGGACCTGACCGAGCCGCTGCTGTCCAAGGTCGAGCTCAGCGAGGCCAACAGCGGCACCGACGGATTCGACGACGGCTCGCACCCGTTCTGGGACCGCGACGCGGTCCACGACATCTACGTCGAATGGCGCGAGGTCTTCAACGAGTACAACCCGCCCCGCACGGCCGTCGCCGAAGCGTGGGTGCACGCCAGCCGCCGGGCCCGCTACGCGAGCCCACAGGGCCTGGGCCAGGCCTTCAACTTCGACCTCCTGCAGGCCGACTTCAACGCCGACGAGTTCCGCGAGATCATCACCCGCAACCTTGCCGAGGCCACCGAGACCGGCGCCTCTTCCACCTGGGTCTTCTCCAACCACGACGTCGTCCGGCACGCCACCCGCTACGGCCTCCCGCAGGGCGACGGCAAGCACGCCAAGGGCCAGGACGGCAAGGGCTGGCTGCTGGCCGGCGCCCCGGCCGAGGAACTGGACATCGAGCTCGGCCTGCGCCGCGCCCGTGCCGCCACGCTGCTGATGCTGGCCGTTCCCGGCTCCGCCTACCTGTACCAGGGCGAAGAGCTCGGACTGCAGGAAGTCACCGAGATCCGCGACGACGAGCGCCAGGACCCGAGCTTTTTCCGCGACCGGGGTGTCCAGATCGGCCGCGACGGTTGCCGTGTGCCGCTGCCGTGGGCCGCGGAAGGCAGCTCCTTCGGCTTCGGCGACGGCGGCGCGCACCTGCCGCAGCCGGAATGGTTCAGCCGCTACGCCGTGGCGGCCCAGGAGGGCATCAAGGGATCCACCCTCGAGTTCTACCGCGAGGCCCTCAAGCTGCGCCGCGAACTCCAGGGCGCCGAGGAGCTGCAGTGGCATGAGACTGCCAGCGAGAACGTGCTGCACTTCAGCCGTCCGGGCGGCTGGCAGTCCGTGACCAACTTCGGTTCGGAGCCAGTGGAGCTGCCGGCCGGTGACGTGCTGGTTAGCAGCGGCCCCCTCGACGGGGCCAAGCTGCCGGCCGACACGACCGTCTGGATCCGGTGA